Below is a genomic region from Neisseria zoodegmatis.
TCTAAGGTCGTTGATGTCATCGAATCATTCGACGGCTATAAAGACTTGGGCTGTTTGCGTTCTTGGCTACTGTTTAGCAGTAATCAGGCCGGCACAATGGCCGAGTTTCTTAGCAAAAATATGTATAACTGTATCCGACAAACCGATTACCCCGATGCCGAATACTATTTGAAAGGATTAGAGATTGTTTCCCAGCCGTTTCAAACCCTGCTGCCCCAATATACATCGCAGCCCGATACCCTGCTCGTACTCGATCCCCCGTATGTATCAACATTACAAGGCATGTATGCCAACCAAAATTACTTCGGCATGGTTGAGTTTTTGCGTCTTATCCACATGGTTCGCCCGCCTTTCGTATTCTTCAGCAGCACACGCAGCGAGTTTATGGATTATTTGGATTTCATAAAAGAATGCCGCCCTGACGATTGGGCGGTATTTGATGGGATGGAGCATGTAAGTTACACAGCAAGCGTCTCTACAAGGGCGAAATATGTGGATAATATGGTTTTTAAATTCTAGTGTGGATGGCGGAAAATTGCGCTGCTTTTGTCATGGCTCGATTCCCACCAGTGCATGACAAAAAAAATGCAAACCAATGACAAAACGCGCGCGCCCTTACATCCGCTCATAAAAGCCCCTTTAAACATGGTTTAAAGTTTCAACACACAGCCGCTCGAAGGCGGCTGAATCAGCACGCGGCAGATGTGTTGGGGCATCATCTGTTTCAACACACAGCCGCCCGAAGGCGGCTGACATGCGTCGATTTCGTCGTAGCGCAGGCGCACGTCGTTTCAACACACAGCCGCCCGAAGGCGGCTGACCTTTGGCTTGCAACACCGGTGTCAGTTCGCGGCTGTTTCAACACACAGCCGCCCGAAAGCGGCTGAATACCCAATGCTCGAGACCATCAAGGCGGAGCTTGTTTCAACACACAGCCGCCCGAAGGCGGCTGATGGCTATCAAAAAAGCACAGGCATTCTGTTTGTAGTTTCAACACACAGCCGCCCGAAGGCGGCTGCTTGCCTGACTTCATCGCCTCATGCATCGCGGCATGTTTCAACACACAGCCGCCCGAAGGCGGCTGCTATCTGTTGCGCCGGGGGACTTGGGGGGATATGTAGTTTCAACACACAGCCGCCCGAAGGCGGCTGCAAACATTGCTGCCCGTTTCTACAAATTCACACATGTTTCAACACACAGCCGCCCGAAGGCGGCTGCCTGCGGAAGAGCGGCGCCCCTTAAATGATTTGGTGGTTTCAACACACAGCCGCCCGAAGGCGGCTGCAGTGTAAATGTCATTTACTTTATCCGTAATAGAGGTTTCAACACACAGCCGCCCGAAAGCGGCTGCCAAAAACTCGGCAAAATCATGCACGGCGTAATGCTTGTTTCAACACACAGCCGCCCGAAGGCGGCTGCGCACCGCGCTCCATCTCCTCTTTATGGGTTTGATAGTTTCAACACACAGCCGCCCGAAGGCGGCTGCAAATTTGTAAAGGAACTTATCATGAACAAATCAAGTTTCAACACACAGCCGCCCGAAGGCGGCTGCATCAGCAGCGGGCGGATTTTTGGGCGGCCTTGCCGGTTTCAACACACAGCCGCCCGAAGGCGGCTGCTAAAGCCCCGCTACAACGCCCAAAATGGCAAGGGATTTCAACACACAGCCGCCCGAAGGCGGCTGCTTTGCCGGTAGTAAATAAGCCGACACAGAAATTGTTTCAACACACAGCCGCCCGAAGGCGGCTGCTTTCAGATTACCCTGATTTCAGCTTACTTCCAATAGTTTCAACACACAGCCGCCCGAAGGCGGCTGCCGAGTTGCTTAAGGGTAGCGGTAAGATTTAATCAGTTTCAACACACAGCCGCCCGAAGGCGGCTGCTTTTTCTTTCAACAGGGCGGTAAATTCGTCTTCCGTTTCAACACACAGCCGCCCGAAGGCGGCTGCCCGCAGGCATCAACCCGCTTACCCAATTGCATGAGTTTCAACACACAGCCGCCCGAAGGCGGCTGCTGCCGCCCGTGTCTTCCGAGCTGCTGGTCACTCACGTTTCAACACACAGCCGCCCGAAGGCGGCTGCCTGCGCGATTTGTTCAGCGGCTTTATTGCCATTCTCTGTTTCAACACACAGCCGCCCGAAGGCGGCTGCCGCGGCCAAAAACGCATCGGCCTGCGCGCGGGTCTGGTTTCAACACACAGCCGCCCGAAGGCGGCTGCTTTTACTTTGGGGGCTGCGTACTTGGTTTTTTGGGTTTCAACACACAGCCGCCCGAAGGCGGCTGCCACACCCTTTTTCTGCAAAAACTGTACCGTCTCCAGTTTCAACACACAGCCGCCCGAAGGCGGCTGCGTGTTTCGAGCACATCATCATCGCAGGTTTGCGGGTTTCAACACACAGCCGCCCGAAGGCGGCTGCTATCTCTGTATAGATATTGTCCTCAGCGTACAAAGTTTCAACACACAGCCGCCCGAAGGCGGCTGCTGATTGTGAGCAACCAATCAACGGTCAAGACAAAGTTTCAACACACAGCCGCCCGAAGGCGGCTGCGTAATTAACGCCCAATCCTGCGTTTCCAGCAGTGTTTCAACACACAGCCGCCCGAAGGCGGCTGTCACGCAGTTTCAGAAAGCTGAACAAAATGAAGATGTTTCAACACACAGTCGCCCGAAGGCGGCTGCTGTGTAGGCTGTATCTCGCACTTATGCGGCTGGTAGTTTCAACACACAGCCGCCCGAAGGCGGCTGCTTTCCTGTTTAATCGAGTTGCCTGACGCACCACGAGTTTCAACACACAGCCGCCCGAAGGCGGCTGCGACTATGGCAAATCCAAAAAAAGACACCCTCGTCGTTTCAACACACAGCCGCCCGAAGGCGGCTGCCAAAAACTCAATAGTTCGGGGGAGCGATGAGCTAGGTTTCAACACACAGCCGCCCGAAGGCGGCTGCGTTGCCGGTTGCCGTGCTGGATGCGTTGGCGCTTGTTTCAACACACAGCCGCCCGAAGGCGGCTGCAGAAGGTGGCTTGGCCTTTTTAACCGGCTTTATTGTTTCAACACACAGCCGCCCGAAGGCGGCTGCTTGGGGCGCAGGCAGAATGTCCATCGTGTCGGGTTTCAACACACAGCCGCCCGAAGGCGGCTGCTGGCGGTAGCAGCTGTATTTTACCCTCTGCCAACGGTTTCAACACACAGCCGCCCGAAGGCGGCTGCGCCTTTGCTTTCGCCGTATTGCTCGCAACAAGAGTTTCAACACACAGCCGCCCGAAGGCGGCTGCCGCAAATTTTCCATACGATATAGCATACTGTCTGGTTTCAACACACAGCCGCCCGAAGGCGGCTGCTTTGACAATTGTCGGCATCACTTTCCTTGAGTGGTTTCAACACACAGCCGCCCGAAGGCGGCTGCTGCCCGCCAAGCTGCAACAAGACCCGACTTGGCGTTTCAACACACAGCCGCCCGAAGGCGGCTGCCGGTTTTTTGACCTTTAAGGGGACTTTGATGGTGTTTCAACACACAGCCGCCCGAAGGCGGCTGCGAATAATTTCATCGGCAGTTGCCTCAACAATACGGTTTCAACACACAGCCGCCCGAAGGCGGCTGCCCATGCAGGATCAGGGTGTTCAGGTCGGTATATGGTTTCAACACACAGCCGCCCGAAGGCGGCTGCTCTCGCGTACTCTGATTTGGTTTTCGTTCCACTTGTTTCAACACACAGCCGCCCGAAGGCGGCTGCAGCAGCTTGACTATTTGGCCGACCGCAAACTGGTGGTTTCAACACACAGCCGCCCGAAGGCGGCTGCGAAAGCAGGAATTTAACATACCTTTGCATTACTTGTTTCAACACACAGCCGCCCGAAGGCGGCTGCCTGAATCTGATTTATTAGGTTTTCTGATAAAAGGCGTTTCAACACACAGCCGCCCGAAGGCGGCTGCCATCAACATATGCACGATTGATGCGGTTTTGCCCGTTTCAACACACAGCCGCCCGAAGGCGGCTGCGGTAGCGTAATATTCAAGGCCGTTTTTTTATTGTTGTTTCAACACACAGCCGCCCGAAGGCGGCTGCTAAACCTGATTAAGTCTGATTTCGGCCACATCGAGTTTCAACACACAGCCGCCCGAAGGCGGCTGCGCCAGCTTTTCGGCTTGTGTTTGGTTGAATTTCTTGTTTCAACACACAGCCGCCCGAAGGCGGCTGCTTAAACAAGGCCAAGTCGGCATCATTGCTGATAAAGTTTCAACACACAGCCGCCCGAAGGCGGCTGCAACTTGCTTTGCCGCGCTGTTGACGTATGCTGTGTTTCAACACACAGCCGCCCGAAGGCGGCTGCGATTAGGCCAAAAAAAATCCGCCCGAAGGCGGATGTTTCAACACACAGCCGCCCGAAGGCGGCTGCCATGCCATCTTCTCCGCTACTGCAGACACGCAATGTTTCAACACACAGCCGCCCGAAGGCGGCTGCGTTCATTTCGTAGTCCTTTTTGAGAGGATTTATGAGTTTCAACACACAGCCGCCCGAAGGCGGCTGCTATTGCGTTCAAGTTTACGCGCTGATTTTAACCTGTTTCAACACACAGCCGCCCGAAGGCGGCTGCATTCAGGCGGGGGAACAGTTCAGATGACCGAATATGTTTCAACACACAGCCGCCCGAAGGCGGCTGCCTCTTTACCCGCATCGGTACGCGCTTGCAGCGCGAAGTTTCAACACACAGCCGCCCGAAGGCGGCTGCAGCCTTCTCAGAAACCTTTATCCATCAAGGCTTGCACGGCCCTGATTCGCTAAAACTCTCCGAAAACGCGAAAAGCGAGTATAACACAGCCTTATTCCGCCACACCCGCTTTCCTAATGTCCTGATTGTTAAAGAACAATTCCGCATCGCTAACCTCCCCATGTTTTCATGAGAACCACGGGTTAGCGATTCACACGATCAGCGTATCCTGAAACACATCTACCGCCGCTTTCGCGCCGTGATGTTCCACCTTGCGCCGCCATTTGCTGCCCAGATGGTAAAAGCGCAGACTGTCGGTTTCGGGCTGGTAAGTATCCAGCAGCTTGGCCTTCAGTTTTACCCATTGATCCGGCGTAACGTCGCACTCGAATACCGAATATTGCACGCGCACGCCGTAGTCCAAACAATGTTTGGCGATGCGCCGCAGCCTCGCCTGCCCCTCTGCATCTTCCAGCGAAATATCATAAGTAATCAACATCAACATGCTATTTCCCCTATTTCTGTTTCAGACGGCCTCAAATATAAGCGGAAAGGCCGTCTGAAGATGCCTGTCTGAAAAACTCAACGCATCAAAAACGGCGGATACTCTGCCAAATCCCCTCGCAGATGCCGCGCCAGCAGCATCGCCTGAATATACGGCAGCAAGCCGATTTCCACTTCCTCCTGCAAAAACGGATGCATAATCTTTTCCTGCTTCTTGCTTTGCAGCGTTTGAAACAGCAACTTGCGCGCTTCGGGCTTGATATTCACCGCGCCGCTGGCCTCATGCACAAAATCCTGCGGCTTGATTTGCCCGCGGTTAATCAGGGAAAGCACCAACCTGTCCACCCACCATGCGCGGAACTCTTCCAAAATATCCTGCGCCAAACTGTCGCGCCCCGGCCGGTCGGCATGCAGAAAGCCCACCTGCGGATCCAAGCCCACGCCCTGCAACGCCCCGCTGATGTCTTTGCCCAGCACCGCATACAGAAAAGACAACAGCGCATTCACCCCATCACGCGGCGGGCGGCGGTTGCGACCGTCAAAATCAAAACCGCTTTTCTCCGCAAGCAAATGCCGGAACACCCCGAAATAACGCGCCGCCGCATCGCCCTCAATCCCGCGAACCTTGTCCAAACACTCCGCCCGCTTCAACTGCTGCAAAGAAAAATTCAACGCCGTTACCGCCGCCAACACCTCCGCATGCTCGCCATGATTACGCAAACGCCGCTGCAACACCCGCTTGGCCGACTGAATCTTCGCCGCAATAATATGCCGCGCAATCGGCACAGGATTCTGCTCCGACTGCCGATACTGCGCCCGCCGCAACAACACATTACCACTCTGCCGCCCCTGCAAACGCCCCAAAAACCGCCCGTTCTCGGTAAAAAACGCCAAATTCACATTGTTTTCGCCGCAAAAACCCATCAAAAACGGCGACACCAGCACATTGCCGAAACAAAATATATGCCCGATCGCATGCACCGGCAACTGCGCCACCTTCTTGCGCTCCTGCTCCACCACCAGCGTTTCCCGCTCCTTATGCAGATAACTGCCTTGGGTGGTGATATAGAGCGTGTTTTGCAGTTTGCGCATGATAAAAACTCCTCGGATTTTGAGCGCACTCTTAGGGATTGATGCTTAGGCTACCTGAAACAGGGTAGGTCGGATTCTTGAATCCGACATTTTCAAATTTATCGCAATAATTTGAGACAACGAAAATATCAAACATTTGTCGGATACGAGTATCCGACCTACACCAACTACATACTTAGCTTAGAATATCAGCATTTTGTTGAGCTATATTTATAGTTTCTACAACCTGTACTGGTCTAGATAAACTTTTTAACTGCATAACGTCATTTTTTATTGCGTCAAATTCACTACCAGATTTGGATATTAAAATATGTAACGGTATTTTACCTTTCCCAGGCGAATTTCTATATAATCCAACTAGCGCTTTACTATCAGTTAATATTATTGACGATCTAAAATAACCTTTTGAGTACATATAAATTTCAAAATTATGCTTTGAATATCTATCTGAAAAATTTTTTATCTCCTTGACAGCTTGATCAATTTTATTCTTATATGAATTAATATCATCTTTACCATTAGCATGACACAGAAGTTTAGCTGCATCAGATTCCCCATCTAACAAAATAAATGTAGTGGTCATACCTTCTTTTTCAAATCTATTACATAAATTTTCAGCATTCTGCGTAATGAAAAACTTTCCATCATTCATGGCTATAATAAATACTTTTGATTCTTTAAAATCAAGTGATTCGATACTTCCATTTTCTAAAATAGAGGCAATTCCAACTTCATTAGCTTTTTGAAGAAGTGGTATTTCATTAAATATGAAATCCTTAGTTTCCTTTTGCAGAAATTTAGATATAGATAGAGCTGAAAAAAGAGCTATCCCAATATTTGACGATAAACTAGTCCACATATTATTTTCTTGAAATAACAAAGGAACAATTATAGACATCACAAGTAACGCTACTATTCCCCACAGAGACAGTTTTTCTAACCATAAATTAATAGGCTTTTTATTCATTTAATTATCCTATTTAAAATAGAAGTAACATTTACCTTATTCCACTCTAAACAACCCCGCCACATACCCCACCGACCTATCCTTCTCCACCAACTTCGGCTGGCAAACCTCAATCAACGAACAGGCTTTACAGCGTTTGCCGTATTCGGGCGGCGGGGTGGTACCGCTGTCCAGTAGTTCGCGCACATTGCGGATAACGTCCAGCGTTTCCGCCCTGAGGCCGTCTGAAAACACCACCGGCACGCGGTGGCGGGTTTGCATGTACCACAATGCGCCCTCTGCCACCGTTTGCCCGGTCATTTCCTCCAGGCACAGGGCTTGGGCGCAGAGCTGGATTTCATCGAACGGCTCGGGCTTGGGTTTGCCGCGTTTGTATTCGACGGGCTTCAGACGGCCTGTCTGAATATCGCGCTCGACCATATCCAACACGCCGTGCACACCCAATTTTTCCGCCGACACATGCACGCTGCGCTCGAAGCGCACGCCCTTGCGCGTTTCCGGCTC
It encodes:
- the cas2 gene encoding CRISPR-associated endonuclease Cas2: MLMLITYDISLEDAEGQARLRRIAKHCLDYGVRVQYSVFECDVTPDQWVKLKAKLLDTYQPETDSLRFYHLGSKWRRKVEHHGAKAAVDVFQDTLIV
- the cas1c gene encoding type I-C CRISPR-associated endonuclease Cas1c yields the protein MRKLQNTLYITTQGSYLHKERETLVVEQERKKVAQLPVHAIGHIFCFGNVLVSPFLMGFCGENNVNLAFFTENGRFLGRLQGRQSGNVLLRRAQYRQSEQNPVPIARHIIAAKIQSAKRVLQRRLRNHGEHAEVLAAVTALNFSLQQLKRAECLDKVRGIEGDAAARYFGVFRHLLAEKSGFDFDGRNRRPPRDGVNALLSFLYAVLGKDISGALQGVGLDPQVGFLHADRPGRDSLAQDILEEFRAWWVDRLVLSLINRGQIKPQDFVHEASGAVNIKPEARKLLFQTLQSKKQEKIMHPFLQEEVEIGLLPYIQAMLLARHLRGDLAEYPPFLMR
- the cas4 gene encoding CRISPR-associated protein Cas4, translating into MISIPLSALQHYAFCPRQCALIHNEQVWAENYLTAQGSALHERVDGGEPETRKGVRFERSVHVSAEKLGVHGVLDMVERDIQTGRLKPVEYKRGKPKPEPFDEIQLCAQALCLEEMTGQTVAEGALWYMQTRHRVPVVFSDGLRAETLDVIRNVRELLDSGTTPPPEYGKRCKACSLIEVCQPKLVEKDRSVGYVAGLFRVE